From the genome of Setaria viridis chromosome 1, Setaria_viridis_v4.0, whole genome shotgun sequence:
CATGGACCATGGTAGTGAGCTGAAATCACAGTCACAGGCATCTCGATCAACATCTTTCTGAATCTTCAGTGAATTCTAACTGTTTACTACACAGTTTCTTAGAGATTATATAGAGTAGCATGGTCTTGTTACTAGGATGTACAGAATCACAGCGATGTTATTTCTGCAGCAAAAATGAATGTACAACAGAGAGTACGAAATCACAAAGTATTAACGTGTCATTTTTGCAACAAAATCGAATTCCAAGCCTTCAAACGACCACGTACCGGTCAAGTTTAACATGTGGGCCCGGGTGATGATGATCATGTTGCTGACATGCAGGCTTAGCTGGTCCTGGAAATATGAAAATCCCAAAGTTGCAATTTCATGAGAACGTATCCGGAAATAGTGGTGAGTTTGTGAATGAAGAGTCCACAAAAAAAAGTTTGTGAATGAAGGGCAAAAAAGACCATGAAATTTATAGGAAGACTAAATTTCATAGCTGGTCTCTAACTATTGGGTGGTTCTCATCCGGATCCCTATACTATGAAATTACATTTTAGACTTCCAAGTGGATCGTCTAGGTCTAAATTTGCCACACCGCATCAAGGGAGCTGACATGGCTTAATGGCCGTAAAGAATACGTGGAacctgacatgtgggacccacatatcagcctctctccctcccctgcTCTATTTTCTTCCTCTCCCCGACCCCACGAATCTAATGCTCCTGGTCCGGCGCGGCCCTCCTCTTACCCCGCCCTTGAGGCCTTCCTCACCGACATCACTTTGGCCTGGGATCCGAGCCCGTGGACattacgacgacgacgacggcaccgACACCACCGGAGGAGGAGACGTCAGCGCTGGCCCAGTGGCGGGCCTACATTGATTAAGGGTGTGCAGTtcaatacccattatttttgccaTAAAATTTTGTATATGTGATGTATCCAATGGATATATATGTAAAACAAAAAATGAACAGCCTAACATTCaatccaaacaaaaaaaagcccATATGAACACCTACCTGACCCCTCTCCTTCCCCCCACCCGATGATGGCCCAATAGCCTAACTGGCCCATTCGGCCATTCCATCTCCTCTCCGAGCACAAAGCGGCAGAGCGCTCATTCCTCTCCGAGCTTCTTCAATTTATTCACGACCCCAACCCTAACTCCGTAACTCACtaaggccggcggcggtggggaggcCCGACGGCGAGCCAGAGAGGGGATTCCGACGCCGCTGCAATGGTCGGAGATGGGAGGCAACGCGCGCCGACGTTCGGCACCTGGCAAGCTACACGGGGCTGCGCGTAGGTGCGCAGCACCACAGCGGCGAGCGGCAGACTACCGGAGCAGGGAGCGGCGGAGCGCTCCATTCCTTCGTGGCTCTGCCAATCTGCCTGCTCTGAGAGCCATCGACACCACAAAAAAACTGCAGGACTGCTGGTCTGCAGCAAAATATTGAGGCGAGTGCGATTGTTTATAAAATTGGGATTGCatagcaattttttttaaaattgatCCATTTGTTATTGCAAATTTGCCAATGCTACATATATGTGTTGAAATTTAAAATTTCAAGTTAGGTCAATTATGTATTGCGACTATAGTTTAGGttgccaaatttttttttgccatttgAAATTTTAAATACCATGGTCACAATCCTGAGCCCGCCTCTGCGCCGGCCTCAGCAAGGCAGAGTGGCGGCTCCGGCGCATGACCTCGAACCGGGAGTCAGCGCGGCGGTCCCGCGCCCGCAAGCAGCGGCACCTGGAGGAGCCCCGCGCGCGCCACCACCAGGCTCCGCGTCGGCAACTGAGAGCtcgctgcgtggctccgcagcGTCCAGGTGCCGCGCTGGTCCGGCTCACCAACGCCCGGCTGCGCGCCGAGGTCGGCGCCCTGggacgccgcctcgccgccgcgtagCGCGCCATCGCGCTGCGGCAGATCTACACCGCCACGGCGTGAGCAAGCGGCGGGCGCGGCCCAAGCATGTGagacgaggagcggcggcgctagaGAAGGAGTGACGGGCTTGTGGGGGTCGGACCGtcggggagaggaagaagacggagcatgggagggagagaggctgacatgtgggtcccataTGTTCCACTTATTCTTACCGTCGTCGTGCCCAGCTCCCGTGATGCAGCGCGGCAAATTTGGACCTAGACGACCCACTTCAATAGTTTAGGGAGCTCAAAATGTAAAATTTCATAGTAGGGGATCCCGACAAGAACCGGCCAGGGACGTCCATGAAATTTACTCTTATAGAAAAATCCGGATGATAGAaaattgcaaaagcaaaaggatGTACGAGCCTAATTTAGGCCCAGAATCGTTTGGCCTAGGCACACAAAATTGGGCCAGGCCCACGTCTAGTCCCTGGCTCACAGGCATCCCCGAGCACGCGCACGAGCTCCACCGCTCCCAACCGCGGCAACTGCCGCCgcaccaccagcgccgccgccccagccgcaGCTCCGCCCCCCGCCGGCGCCAATCCGCgagcaacgccgccgccggagaccaTGAGCTCCGCTCATTCTAAGCTCTACTCCGGTGAGTCACGCCCAACTCTCGCGTCCCGCTACTCCGCGGCACCGCATCGCTCCAACTAACACGAGCCTTCGTGCTCTcgtgccgcccgccggcgcgTGCAGATGACGTCAGCCTCGTCGTGATCGTCGTCGACACGAACCCCTTCTTCTGGGCAGCCGCCGCGCTCCCCTTCGCCGACTTCTTCGCGAACGTACGCAACCCTAActctccctcctcttccttccctCAGCCAGCTTCCTCGCTGGATTTTCGATGATGATTTTTGTTATAGATGATGATTTTCGGCGATTTGCTAACTGTGCCCTGATCCATTAGATTAGATTTTGGCATTCCCCCTTTAACTTGATGTAATGTCCATGTCTGCACAGCTGGTCCACTTCGTGAACTCGCTCCTGCTGCTGAACCACCTCAACCGTGTGGTCGTCATTGCCGCGGGAGTCAGCTCCTGCTCCTACATCTTTGATTCCAGCGATGCCAGCGCTGCTGGTGGTGTAGGCGTCACGGCCACCTTTGACAAGGCAAGCCGCAAGGTGGAGGAGTTCATTGCACAAGATGCCCGTGCCACTGCAGGCAACGGTTCTGTTGTTTCTGGCAATGCTGCGTCGCTGCTGTCTGGGGCGCTGTCCCTTGCTTTGTGTTGTATCCTATGGTTTGAATTCCTTGATTCCTGCACATTCACCTATCTTATTTGTGTTTGTGTTGCTTAACATGGAGGATGTATAGATATACAGAGGATTTTCCGGTCTGGGACTCGACATCCGCAACCTCGGGTGAGTACCTATACCTGTTCTCATGTAGGGTTTTAGATAATGTTTGGGTCTTCATCCTTGCTACCGATTAAGTGCTTTAGAAGAAAGTATATATCA
Proteins encoded in this window:
- the LOC117852578 gene encoding general transcription and DNA repair factor IIH subunit TFB4 isoform X2, encoding MSSAHSKLYSDDVSLVVIVVDTNPFFWAAAALPFADFFANLVHFVNSLLLLNHLNRVVVIAAGVSSCSYIFDSSDASAAGGVGVTATFDKASRKVEEFIAQDARATAGNGSVVSGNAASLLSGALSLALCYIQRIFRSGTRHPQPRGSPDGPEQYVAVMNSIFSAQRSMVPIDSCIVGTQDSAFLQQASYITGGVYLKPQELNGLFQYLAVVFATDLHSRTFLRLPKTLGVDFRASCFCHKKTIDMGYVCSVCLSIFCKNQKKCSTCGSEFSRVMPDLNSMPDQSK
- the LOC117852578 gene encoding general transcription and DNA repair factor IIH subunit TFB4 isoform X1; protein product: MSSAHSKLYSDDVSLVVIVVDTNPFFWAAAALPFADFFANLVHFVNSLLLLNHLNRVVVIAAGVSSCSYIFDSSDASAAGGVGVTATFDKASRKVEEFIAQDARATAGNGSVVSGNAASLLSGALSLALCYIQRIFRSGTRHPQPRILCLQGSPDGPEQYVAVMNSIFSAQRSMVPIDSCIVGTQDSAFLQQASYITGGVYLKPQELNGLFQYLAVVFATDLHSRTFLRLPKTLGVDFRASCFCHKKTIDMGYVCSVCLSIFCKNQKKCSTCGSEFSRVMPDLNSMPDQSK